A region of Micromonospora chokoriensis DNA encodes the following proteins:
- a CDS encoding urease accessory protein UreD — protein MRALARLVARADGRGGTTLVELRGETPLLLRQTPADGGVATVHLVGGAAGPLAGDDLRLEIEVGPGAAVRVHTVAAAIALPGRPGAVSRMTVRAVVHAGATLHWLPEQLVAAAGCAHLAESRVDLAAGSRLRWRDELVCGRYGESPGGAVVHTQVDYADRPLLRQSLAVGPHAPGWAGPAVLGGAPATGSLLVVDESRPVEPAAVDGTVARLPLAGGPATLWTATAPDAHTLRAHLSP, from the coding sequence GGCGAGACGCCGCTCCTGCTGCGTCAGACCCCCGCCGACGGTGGTGTCGCCACGGTGCACCTCGTCGGCGGGGCGGCCGGCCCGCTCGCCGGCGACGATCTGCGGCTGGAGATCGAGGTGGGCCCGGGCGCCGCGGTGCGGGTGCACACCGTCGCCGCGGCGATCGCCCTGCCGGGCCGGCCGGGCGCGGTGTCCCGGATGACGGTACGGGCGGTGGTGCACGCCGGAGCCACCCTGCACTGGCTTCCCGAGCAACTGGTCGCGGCGGCCGGCTGCGCGCACCTCGCCGAATCCCGGGTCGATCTGGCCGCGGGGTCGCGCCTGCGGTGGCGCGACGAGCTGGTCTGCGGCCGGTACGGCGAGTCGCCCGGCGGGGCGGTCGTGCACACGCAGGTCGACTACGCGGATCGGCCGCTGCTGCGTCAGTCCCTCGCGGTGGGGCCGCATGCGCCTGGCTGGGCCGGCCCCGCGGTGCTCGGTGGGGCGCCGGCCACCGGTTCGTTGCTGGTGGTCGACGAATCGCGACCCGTCGAGCCGGCGGCGGTGGACGGGACCGTCGCCCGACTGCCGCTGGCCGGCGGACCGGCGACCCTCTGGACCGCCACAGCCCCGGACGCGCACACCCTGCGCGCCCACCTCAGCCCGTAG
- a CDS encoding cupin domain-containing protein yields the protein MSGSDRPEGISPTAVEGAPGLWRVDLQRHDLSIPGREVVQSRVEFTPDSPPFKHFHPGEEIICVLQGSLEYTLEGQPPVVCNVGDALTVPYGVHHQARNVGDGVAVELATYVVEKGKPLLTKVE from the coding sequence ATGAGTGGAAGTGATCGACCCGAGGGCATCAGTCCGACGGCGGTGGAGGGAGCGCCGGGGCTGTGGCGCGTCGACCTGCAGAGGCACGACCTCAGCATTCCCGGGCGTGAGGTCGTGCAGAGCCGGGTGGAGTTCACGCCGGACTCGCCACCGTTCAAGCACTTCCACCCGGGCGAGGAGATCATCTGCGTGCTCCAGGGATCGCTGGAGTACACGCTCGAGGGTCAGCCACCAGTGGTGTGCAACGTGGGTGACGCCCTCACCGTGCCGTACGGGGTTCACCACCAGGCGAGGAACGTCGGCGACGGTGTCGCCGTCGAGCTGGCCACGTACGTCGTGGAGAAGGGCAAGCCGCTGCTCACCAAGGTCGAGTGA
- a CDS encoding MarR family winged helix-turn-helix transcriptional regulator, whose amino-acid sequence MSDVPGAPADLLRSLTRAERLLSRRLGAVLADDALTIEAWRVLCLLADGQGHPMSEVSAEASLPPGTLTKLVDHLVDRNLVFRRIDPLDRRRIRAYLTARGRREHERLDQRVRASLAELGIPTDAGLVERLDDLVDRLDPARRGDRAGVTGSRR is encoded by the coding sequence ATGTCAGACGTGCCCGGGGCGCCAGCCGACCTGCTGCGCTCGCTCACCCGCGCCGAACGGCTGCTCTCCCGCCGGCTGGGCGCCGTGCTGGCCGACGACGCGTTGACCATCGAGGCGTGGCGGGTGCTCTGCCTCCTCGCCGACGGCCAGGGTCACCCGATGAGCGAGGTGTCCGCCGAGGCGTCGCTGCCTCCGGGCACCCTCACCAAACTGGTCGACCACCTCGTCGACCGCAACCTCGTCTTCCGCCGGATCGACCCACTGGACCGTCGACGGATCCGCGCGTACCTGACGGCGCGCGGCCGACGTGAGCACGAACGCCTCGACCAGCGGGTCCGGGCGAGCCTGGCCGAGCTGGGCATCCCGACGGACGCCGGCCTGGTCGAGCGACTTGACGACCTGGTCGACCGCCTCGACCCGGCGCGTCGTGGCGACCGCGCGGGCGTGACGGGCTCACGCCGCTGA
- a CDS encoding substrate-binding domain-containing protein, translated as MSAPAPPWLTVDSAVVSIALVYPMRGPGGMFGPTCELCAQLAVEEINSCGGVLGRELRLVPVDGGAPPAEVAAEVEALVSVGAVQGVTGWHISSVRQALAPRVAHRVPYVYTALYEGGERTEGVFLTSETPDAQLWPAMRLLAGEQRVRRWFVVGNDYVWPRRTARAAARYAVRGGGQVVGRHFLPLDAHDFGEVLRRIEHSDADAVLMLLVGADAVRFNRAFARSGLDQRCLRLSTLMDENMLLASGAGATRRLYSTAGFFAGLVTQENLDFHGDFARRFGVEAPPLGSLGESCYEGVMLLAALIGQARTLDVRAIETAADTVAYHGPRGRLQLRGRHVRQRIYLAEADGLDFTVLAQL; from the coding sequence ATGTCCGCTCCGGCACCGCCGTGGCTGACCGTCGACAGTGCCGTGGTCAGCATCGCGCTGGTCTACCCCATGCGCGGGCCGGGCGGGATGTTCGGCCCCACCTGCGAACTGTGCGCGCAGCTCGCGGTGGAGGAGATCAACAGCTGTGGCGGGGTGCTGGGTCGTGAGCTGCGGCTGGTGCCGGTCGACGGTGGCGCGCCTCCGGCCGAGGTGGCCGCCGAGGTCGAGGCGTTGGTGTCGGTGGGGGCCGTGCAGGGGGTGACGGGGTGGCACATCTCGTCGGTGCGCCAGGCGCTGGCGCCCCGCGTCGCGCACCGGGTGCCGTATGTCTACACCGCACTCTACGAGGGCGGTGAGCGTACCGAAGGGGTCTTCCTGACCAGCGAGACGCCGGACGCCCAACTGTGGCCCGCGATGCGGCTGCTCGCGGGAGAGCAGCGGGTGCGTCGGTGGTTCGTGGTCGGCAACGACTACGTCTGGCCCCGCCGGACGGCACGGGCGGCGGCGCGGTACGCGGTGCGCGGCGGCGGGCAGGTGGTGGGCCGGCACTTCCTGCCGTTGGACGCGCACGACTTCGGCGAGGTGCTGCGGCGCATCGAGCACAGCGACGCGGACGCGGTGCTGATGCTGCTGGTCGGAGCGGACGCGGTGCGGTTCAACCGGGCGTTCGCCCGTTCCGGGTTGGACCAGCGCTGCCTGCGCCTGAGCACGCTGATGGACGAGAACATGCTGCTGGCCAGCGGTGCCGGCGCGACGCGTCGGTTGTACAGCACGGCGGGTTTCTTCGCCGGTCTGGTGACCCAGGAGAACCTGGACTTCCACGGCGACTTCGCCCGTCGCTTCGGGGTGGAGGCGCCGCCGCTGGGCAGCCTGGGGGAGTCGTGCTACGAGGGCGTGATGCTGCTCGCCGCGCTGATCGGCCAGGCCCGCACCCTCGACGTCCGGGCCATCGAGACGGCAGCGGACACGGTCGCGTACCACGGGCCGCGCGGGCGGTTGCAGCTGCGCGGTCGGCACGTACGTCAGCGCATCTATCTGGCCGAGGCCGACGGGCTCGACTTCACGGTGCTCGCCCAGCTCTGA
- the urtA gene encoding urea ABC transporter substrate-binding protein, producing MSLFPGRRILAGAMTLVAAAALTACGSKTDDAANAAGVTADVSGDTVKVGLLNSLSGTMAISEVTVRDSIMLAVEEINAAGGVLGRKVQPVGEDGASDWPTFAEKAEKLISEDRVAAVFGCWTSASRKAVKPVFEKNKALLFYPVQYEGLEQSPYIFYTGATTNQQIVPGLDYLKAQGVTSVYLVGSDYVFPRTANKIIKAYATANGMTVLGEDYAPLGSTEFGTIVNKVKSSGAAAVFNTLNGDSNVAFFKEYKSAGLTAATMPVVSVSIAEEEVKGIGTQYLEGQLTAWNYYQTTPGAANSTFVAAYKAKYGADKPTSDPMEAAYVAVHLWKAMVEKAGAFDVEKVRAASDGITFDAPEGLVTVDGKTQHIAKTARIGKIGADGLITEVWNSGKPVVPDPYLKTYPWASGLS from the coding sequence ATGTCACTGTTCCCCGGCCGCCGCATCCTGGCGGGTGCCATGACCCTTGTCGCCGCGGCCGCGTTGACCGCGTGCGGCAGTAAGACCGACGACGCGGCCAACGCGGCCGGCGTCACCGCCGACGTCTCCGGCGACACCGTCAAGGTGGGCCTGCTCAACTCGCTCTCCGGCACCATGGCGATCAGCGAGGTCACCGTCCGCGACTCCATCATGCTCGCCGTCGAGGAGATCAACGCGGCCGGCGGCGTCCTCGGCAGGAAGGTCCAGCCGGTCGGTGAGGACGGCGCCTCCGACTGGCCCACCTTCGCCGAGAAGGCCGAGAAGCTCATCTCCGAGGACCGGGTCGCCGCCGTCTTCGGCTGCTGGACGTCGGCCAGCCGCAAGGCCGTCAAGCCGGTGTTCGAGAAGAACAAGGCACTGCTGTTCTACCCCGTGCAGTACGAGGGGCTCGAACAGTCCCCCTACATCTTCTACACCGGAGCGACGACCAACCAGCAGATCGTTCCCGGGCTCGACTACCTGAAGGCGCAGGGTGTCACATCGGTCTATCTGGTCGGCAGTGACTACGTCTTCCCCCGTACCGCCAACAAAATCATCAAGGCGTACGCGACGGCGAACGGGATGACAGTTCTCGGCGAGGACTACGCGCCGCTCGGATCCACCGAGTTCGGCACCATCGTCAACAAGGTCAAGTCGTCCGGGGCAGCCGCCGTGTTCAACACGCTCAACGGCGACAGCAACGTCGCGTTCTTCAAGGAGTACAAGTCCGCCGGCCTGACCGCCGCCACCATGCCCGTGGTGTCGGTGTCGATCGCCGAGGAGGAGGTCAAGGGCATCGGCACCCAGTACCTGGAGGGTCAGCTGACCGCCTGGAACTACTACCAGACCACCCCCGGGGCGGCGAACTCGACGTTCGTGGCCGCGTACAAGGCGAAGTACGGCGCGGACAAGCCCACCAGCGACCCGATGGAGGCCGCGTACGTCGCCGTGCACCTGTGGAAGGCCATGGTCGAGAAGGCCGGCGCCTTCGACGTGGAGAAGGTCCGCGCCGCCTCCGACGGGATCACCTTCGACGCGCCGGAGGGCCTGGTCACGGTGGACGGCAAGACCCAGCACATCGCCAAGACCGCCCGGATCGGCAAGATCGGCGCGGACGGTCTGATCACCGAGGTGTGGAACTCCGGCAAGCCTGTCGTACCGGACCCGTACCTCAAGACCTATCCGTGGGCGAGCGGCCTGAGCTGA
- the urtB gene encoding urea ABC transporter permease subunit UrtB, translated as MTVLFGQLFTGISIGAVLLLIALGLALTFGQMNVINMAHGEFIMAGAYTTYVLQQSITGAGWSLVVALPVAFVVAGTMGALLELLLIRRLYARPLDTLLVTWGVSLMLQQLARDIFGSPNVQTRAPELLTGNVALPGGLTIANNRLFILALAVAAVAALTLGLRLTPLGRRIRAVVQNRDLAAVSGIATSRVDRTTFFVGSGLAGLAGVALTLLGPIGPTMGTNLIIDAFLVVVVGGIGQLKGSVIVAFALGVLQATGEYLTTLSVAKVIVFVAIVAFLQWRPQGLFTLRTRSLA; from the coding sequence GTGACAGTCCTCTTCGGTCAACTCTTCACCGGTATCAGCATCGGCGCGGTGCTGCTGCTCATCGCGCTCGGCCTCGCACTGACCTTCGGCCAGATGAACGTGATCAACATGGCGCACGGTGAGTTCATCATGGCCGGCGCGTACACCACCTACGTCCTCCAGCAGAGCATCACCGGGGCCGGCTGGTCCCTGGTGGTCGCGCTGCCGGTGGCGTTCGTGGTCGCCGGCACCATGGGCGCGCTCCTGGAGCTGCTGCTCATCCGCCGGCTGTACGCCCGACCGCTGGACACCCTGCTGGTCACCTGGGGCGTGTCGCTGATGCTGCAACAGCTGGCCCGGGACATCTTCGGCAGCCCGAACGTGCAGACCCGCGCGCCCGAGCTGCTGACCGGCAACGTGGCGCTCCCCGGTGGGCTGACCATCGCCAACAACCGGCTGTTCATCCTGGCCCTCGCGGTGGCCGCCGTCGCGGCCCTCACCCTGGGACTGCGGCTCACCCCGCTCGGGCGTCGCATCCGCGCGGTGGTGCAGAACCGGGACCTCGCCGCGGTGTCCGGCATCGCCACCTCCCGGGTCGACCGGACGACCTTCTTCGTCGGGTCCGGGCTGGCCGGGCTCGCCGGGGTGGCGCTGACCCTGCTCGGCCCGATCGGCCCGACGATGGGCACCAACCTGATCATCGATGCCTTCCTGGTGGTCGTGGTCGGCGGGATCGGCCAGCTCAAGGGCAGCGTGATCGTCGCCTTCGCCCTCGGCGTCCTGCAGGCCACCGGGGAGTACCTCACCACCCTCAGCGTCGCCAAGGTGATCGTGTTCGTGGCGATCGTCGCGTTCCTCCAGTGGCGGCCACAGGGCCTGTTCACCCTGCGGACCAGGAGCCTCGCATGA
- the urtC gene encoding urea ABC transporter permease subunit UrtC: MTAVTPAPPSTAVRPAPAGAAPPHPPRQRSRLRAAAGFAFGAALLFAVAPLVLSDFRLSLLAKYLCVAMVAVGIGIAWGRGGMLTLGQGVFFGLGGYAMAMHLKLADAGPGGMPDFMQLYGQLDELPLWWRPFASPWFALPATVLLPMAVAFGLGSLVFRRRVRGAYFAILSQALAAAMVILLIGQQGTTGGTNGLTDIKGFFGYDLDDPVNQRMVYFVIAGTLLALLALARQLIHSRYGELLVAVRDAEERVRFLGYDPASVKLVAYVVAAGMAGLAGALFVPAVGIISPALIGIVPSIEFVIGVAVGGRATLLGPVLGAVAVAWARTALSERFPGTWTYLQGLLFVVVVAFLPGGLASLWALARRRDGSGTPARRWWSPPRRRRVEREVTTA, encoded by the coding sequence ATGACCGCCGTCACCCCCGCGCCGCCCAGCACCGCCGTCCGCCCCGCGCCCGCCGGCGCCGCACCACCGCACCCGCCGCGACAGCGGTCGCGGCTGCGCGCGGCGGCCGGCTTCGCGTTCGGCGCGGCCCTGCTGTTCGCCGTCGCACCCCTGGTGCTGTCGGACTTCCGGCTGTCCCTGCTCGCCAAGTACCTCTGCGTCGCCATGGTCGCCGTCGGCATCGGGATCGCCTGGGGCCGGGGCGGCATGCTCACCCTCGGCCAGGGCGTCTTCTTCGGCCTCGGCGGCTACGCGATGGCCATGCACCTCAAGCTCGCCGACGCGGGCCCGGGCGGGATGCCCGACTTCATGCAGCTGTACGGGCAACTCGACGAACTGCCGCTGTGGTGGCGACCGTTCGCCAGCCCGTGGTTCGCGCTGCCCGCGACGGTGCTGCTGCCGATGGCGGTCGCCTTCGGATTGGGCTCGCTGGTCTTCCGCCGCCGCGTCCGGGGCGCGTACTTCGCCATCCTCAGTCAGGCACTCGCCGCCGCGATGGTGATCCTGCTGATCGGCCAGCAGGGCACCACCGGTGGCACCAACGGCCTCACCGACATCAAGGGCTTCTTCGGGTACGACCTGGACGACCCGGTCAACCAGCGGATGGTCTACTTCGTCATCGCCGGCACCCTGTTGGCGTTGCTCGCGCTGGCCCGTCAGCTCATCCACAGCCGGTACGGCGAACTGCTGGTGGCGGTCCGCGACGCCGAGGAACGGGTCCGCTTCCTCGGCTACGACCCGGCGTCGGTCAAACTCGTGGCGTACGTGGTCGCGGCCGGGATGGCCGGGCTGGCCGGAGCGCTGTTCGTGCCGGCCGTGGGCATCATCTCGCCCGCGTTGATCGGGATCGTCCCGTCGATCGAGTTCGTCATCGGCGTCGCGGTGGGCGGCCGGGCCACCCTGCTCGGCCCGGTGCTCGGCGCGGTGGCGGTGGCGTGGGCGCGTACCGCCCTGTCGGAACGGTTCCCGGGCACCTGGACGTACCTCCAGGGGCTGCTCTTCGTGGTCGTGGTGGCGTTCCTTCCCGGCGGCCTGGCGTCGCTGTGGGCGCTGGCCCGCCGCCGCGACGGCAGCGGGACACCAGCGCGGCGGTGGTGGTCGCCACCGCGCCGACGACGCGTCGAGCGGGAGGTGACGACGGCATGA
- the urtD gene encoding urea ABC transporter ATP-binding protein UrtD has product MSGERLDGLSVRDVRVSFDGFTAVDGVSLEVPAGDIRFLIGPNGAGKTTLVDAITGLVRATGSVRFGADELLGRPVHRISRLGIGRTFQTSAVFEELSVVQNLDIAAGARRGWATLARRRRGVPDDVAAALETIGLVDRADHLAGTLAHGQKQWLEIGMLLVQDARLLLLDEPVAGMSHEERDATGTLLETVSRDRTVVVIEHDMDFLRRFARSVTVLHAGRVLSEGTVAQVQADPRVQEVYLGHPVDAGSAPTGREA; this is encoded by the coding sequence ATGAGCGGTGAACGATTGGACGGGTTGTCCGTCCGTGACGTGCGGGTCAGCTTCGACGGTTTCACCGCCGTGGACGGCGTGTCCCTGGAGGTGCCCGCCGGTGACATCCGGTTCCTGATCGGGCCGAACGGGGCCGGCAAGACCACCCTCGTGGACGCGATCACCGGCCTGGTCCGGGCCACCGGCTCGGTCCGGTTCGGCGCCGACGAGCTGTTGGGCCGCCCGGTGCACCGGATCAGTCGCCTGGGCATCGGACGGACGTTCCAGACGTCGGCGGTCTTCGAGGAGCTGTCGGTGGTGCAGAACCTCGACATCGCGGCGGGCGCCCGGCGCGGCTGGGCGACCCTGGCCCGCCGTCGGCGGGGTGTCCCCGACGACGTGGCCGCCGCGCTGGAGACCATCGGGCTGGTCGACCGGGCCGACCACCTCGCCGGGACGCTCGCGCACGGCCAGAAGCAGTGGCTGGAGATCGGGATGCTGCTGGTGCAGGACGCGCGGCTGCTGCTGCTCGACGAGCCGGTCGCCGGCATGAGCCACGAGGAACGCGACGCCACCGGAACGCTGCTGGAGACGGTGAGCCGGGACCGCACCGTGGTCGTGATCGAGCACGACATGGACTTCCTCCGCCGGTTCGCGCGCAGCGTCACGGTGCTGCACGCCGGACGGGTGCTCAGCGAGGGCACCGTGGCGCAGGTCCAGGCGGATCCGCGCGTGCAGGAGGTCTACCTCGGCCACCCGGTCGACGCCGGGTCGGCCCCCACCGGCCGGGAGGCATGA
- the urtE gene encoding urea ABC transporter ATP-binding subunit UrtE — translation MLTLRAVHAGYGRSRVLHGVDLAVPPDGVAAVLGHNGAGKSTLLRVAAGLLRPSAGTVELDGEDVTRLGPHERVARGMAYVPQGQQCFPHLTAAENLRLVADGRRDGAVATAEVLDLFPALRPLLRRRAGLLSGGQRQQLAIARALITRPRLLMLDEPTEGIQPSVVAEIQERIVELTRQSGFSVLLVEQHLGFALRVADRYQVLESGRVTSHGDGGVTAEREVRAALAV, via the coding sequence ATGCTGACGTTGCGTGCGGTGCACGCCGGGTACGGGCGCAGTCGGGTGCTGCACGGCGTCGACCTGGCCGTCCCGCCGGACGGGGTCGCCGCGGTGCTCGGGCACAACGGCGCCGGGAAGAGCACCCTGCTGCGGGTCGCCGCCGGGCTGCTGCGCCCGAGCGCCGGCACCGTCGAGCTGGACGGTGAGGACGTCACCCGCCTCGGGCCGCACGAGCGGGTGGCCCGGGGGATGGCGTACGTCCCGCAGGGCCAGCAGTGCTTCCCGCACCTGACCGCCGCGGAGAACCTGCGGCTGGTCGCCGACGGTCGGCGCGACGGCGCGGTGGCCACCGCCGAGGTGCTGGACCTGTTCCCGGCGCTGCGTCCGCTGCTGCGGCGGCGGGCCGGGCTGCTCTCCGGAGGTCAGCGTCAGCAACTGGCCATCGCCCGTGCCCTGATCACCCGGCCGAGACTGCTCATGCTTGACGAGCCGACCGAGGGCATCCAACCGTCGGTGGTCGCGGAGATCCAGGAACGGATCGTCGAGCTGACCCGGCAGTCCGGGTTCAGTGTGCTGCTCGTCGAGCAGCACCTGGGTTTCGCGCTGCGCGTGGCGGACCGCTACCAGGTGCTGGAGTCCGGCCGGGTCACCTCGCACGGCGACGGGGGTGTCACGGCGGAACGGGAGGTCCGGGCAGCGCTGGCCGTGTGA
- a CDS encoding GntR family transcriptional regulator, with protein sequence MARYRAIAADLAARIREGRYAPGEALPPQRELSTAYGVTLMTLRQALGELSAEGLIVQKPGKGTYVAPSPAAYQLGSLRSFGDDLREQGHEVHTTVISRSLRRVPSRVAARLRVREDETALRLERVRAFAGRRAIHQISWVREPHASRLHDVDFTGTSLYAALADLGVMVARAAETIRPEVLSADVARHLDEAERAPVLISDRITYAPDGTALVTDRATMLGSMLQITADRAATGLSLHYGAV encoded by the coding sequence GTGGCACGCTATCGGGCCATCGCCGCCGACCTCGCCGCCAGGATCCGCGAGGGTCGGTACGCGCCGGGCGAGGCACTGCCCCCGCAACGCGAGCTGAGCACGGCGTACGGCGTCACCCTGATGACGCTGCGGCAGGCCCTGGGCGAACTGAGCGCCGAAGGGTTGATCGTCCAGAAGCCCGGCAAGGGCACCTACGTCGCACCGTCCCCTGCGGCGTACCAGTTGGGATCTCTGCGGAGCTTCGGCGACGACCTGCGCGAGCAGGGCCACGAGGTCCACACCACGGTGATCTCCCGCTCGCTGCGCCGCGTGCCCTCGCGCGTCGCGGCCCGGTTGCGGGTCCGCGAGGATGAGACGGCCCTGCGTCTCGAGCGGGTCCGCGCGTTCGCGGGCCGCCGCGCCATTCACCAGATCTCCTGGGTACGCGAGCCGCACGCGAGCCGGTTGCACGACGTGGACTTCACCGGCACGTCGTTGTACGCGGCCCTGGCCGACCTGGGGGTGATGGTGGCCCGGGCGGCGGAGACGATCCGGCCGGAGGTGTTGAGCGCGGACGTGGCCCGGCATCTGGACGAGGCCGAGAGAGCGCCGGTGCTCATCAGCGACCGGATCACGTACGCGCCCGACGGGACGGCCCTGGTGACGGACCGGGCGACGATGCTGGGCAGCATGCTGCAGATCACCGCCGACCGGGCCGCCACCGGGCTGTCTCTCCATTACGGAGCGGTCTAG
- the trpA gene encoding tryptophan synthase subunit alpha, whose product MKLLMPYITGGVVPGWTAFLDAFEDAGADLIEVGLPFSDPTVDGPTIQEASDAALARGATPTSVLHDLAEARVGIPLVASTYANIALRPGFGDALTTAGVTGLIVPDLPLDELDGLAVPGVQVSLLASPATPDDRLAEIGRRSQGFVYAVSIMGTTGERDRLAPSAVTLAARLKQVTDLPVLVGFGISTPEQAGEAATVADGVIVGAAVMRRILDGAGPAEVGAFVAALRAELSRGASVR is encoded by the coding sequence ATGAAGCTGCTGATGCCCTACATCACCGGCGGTGTCGTACCGGGCTGGACCGCGTTCCTCGACGCCTTCGAGGACGCGGGAGCCGACCTGATCGAGGTCGGGTTGCCGTTCTCGGATCCCACTGTCGACGGTCCCACCATCCAGGAGGCCTCGGACGCGGCGCTCGCCCGGGGCGCGACCCCCACCTCGGTCCTGCACGACCTCGCCGAGGCGCGGGTCGGAATCCCCCTCGTCGCCAGCACGTACGCCAACATCGCGCTGCGGCCGGGCTTCGGCGACGCGCTCACGACGGCCGGGGTAACCGGGCTGATCGTGCCCGACCTGCCCCTCGACGAGCTGGACGGACTGGCCGTGCCGGGCGTGCAGGTCAGCCTGCTCGCCTCGCCCGCCACACCGGACGACCGGCTCGCCGAGATCGGTCGGCGCAGCCAGGGTTTCGTGTACGCCGTCTCGATCATGGGGACGACCGGCGAACGCGATCGGCTCGCACCGTCGGCCGTCACGCTGGCCGCCCGGCTCAAGCAGGTCACGGACCTCCCCGTGCTGGTGGGCTTCGGGATCTCCACCCCGGAGCAGGCGGGCGAGGCGGCGACGGTCGCCGACGGGGTCATCGTCGGCGCGGCCGTGATGCGGCGCATCCTCGACGGGGCGGGTCCGGCCGAGGTCGGGGCCTTCGTGGCGGCGCTGCGGGCCGAGCTGTCGCGGGGGGCCTCCGTGCGATGA
- the trpB gene encoding tryptophan synthase subunit beta: MSSITVRTATVGRYGSYGGRYVPESLIPACEAVAEAFTQARADPGFRGGFAALLSAHVGRPTPLTPARRLSAELGVTVLLKREDLTHTGSHKINNVLGQALLARRMGRTRLIAETGAGMHGVATATAGALLGLPVTVFMGERDMERQAHNLFRMRLLGAEVVAVTTGSRTLKDATSEALRHWVTDVDEAYYCVGSVIGPHPYPTMVREFQRVIGDEARRQCAAELPTATPDYVVACVGGGSNAAGTFAGFVETSAKLVGVEAEGGSGAANGEVGVLHGFQSLFLQDEHGQIREAHSIAAGLDYPGVGPEHAYLRDLGRARYVTVSDGEAVGAAVRLARAEGVLPAIESAHAVAWVVRAAGTPELPSGSTVLVTLSGRGDKDVTTLIAEADLG, translated from the coding sequence ATGAGTTCTATAACAGTGCGGACAGCGACGGTGGGTCGGTACGGGAGCTACGGCGGACGGTACGTGCCGGAATCCCTGATACCCGCCTGCGAGGCGGTCGCCGAGGCCTTCACGCAGGCGCGGGCCGATCCCGGGTTCCGCGGCGGCTTCGCCGCGCTGCTGTCGGCGCACGTGGGACGGCCGACCCCGCTGACGCCGGCGCGGCGACTGTCCGCCGAACTCGGCGTGACGGTCCTGCTCAAGCGGGAGGACCTGACCCACACCGGGTCACACAAAATCAACAACGTGCTCGGCCAGGCGTTGCTGGCCCGGCGCATGGGGCGTACGCGGCTGATCGCCGAGACCGGAGCGGGCATGCACGGCGTCGCGACGGCCACGGCCGGCGCCCTGCTGGGGTTGCCGGTGACGGTGTTCATGGGCGAACGCGACATGGAACGCCAGGCGCACAACCTCTTCCGGATGCGGCTGCTGGGCGCCGAGGTCGTTGCGGTGACCACCGGCAGCCGCACGCTGAAGGACGCCACCAGCGAGGCGCTGCGCCACTGGGTGACGGACGTCGACGAGGCGTACTACTGCGTGGGCTCGGTGATCGGTCCACACCCCTATCCCACGATGGTCCGCGAGTTCCAGCGCGTCATCGGTGACGAGGCCCGGCGGCAGTGCGCCGCCGAACTGCCCACCGCCACGCCGGACTACGTGGTCGCCTGCGTCGGTGGCGGCAGCAACGCGGCGGGCACCTTCGCCGGTTTCGTCGAGACGTCGGCGAAGCTCGTCGGGGTGGAGGCCGAGGGCGGCTCCGGCGCGGCGAACGGGGAGGTCGGCGTCCTGCACGGCTTCCAGTCGCTGTTCCTCCAGGACGAGCACGGGCAGATCAGGGAGGCGCACTCGATCGCGGCCGGGCTGGACTACCCCGGCGTCGGCCCCGAACACGCGTACCTGCGCGATCTGGGACGCGCCCGCTACGTCACCGTCTCCGACGGGGAGGCGGTCGGCGCCGCGGTCCGCCTGGCGCGGGCGGAGGGCGTACTGCCCGCCATCGAGTCGGCCCACGCGGTGGCCTGGGTCGTTCGCGCCGCCGGCACCCCGGAGCTGCCCAGCGGCTCGACGGTGCTCGTCACCCTCTCCGGACGCGGCGACAAGGACGTGACCACCCTGATCGCGGAGGCGGATCTCGGATGA